The DNA region TAGGCCTCTCACCCCGGACTCAGACTCGCTCTTCTCGTCCAGAAGAATAGTTATCTTCTTGGTTAACTAGTCATTGGTCTTTGCACCAAAGAAAGCCGAGAAGGTCGGACAATAATACAATGCGGTATGTGTGAGTCAAGATTTTACTTAGTGATCCAAAGGATCAATTTGGATTACGGCAGACTGGTTTCCTCCCATATACCCCTGCTGATGCGTATTTCCTACCAttgaagaaaatatagaaaactTCTAATCCCACCCACGTCGTAAACTGATACCCGTTTCAGATCTCTGCTAGATCGGTCTTGAAACCCAACTCTTCAAATAATGCGTACATGTAATCCTTGGAAGGCCATGAACATGAACCCTGTTTCAACATAAAGACCGTTGGTGGCATCTTCTTgcaatttttatgttttcttttttgttgcaTCTTTTAAAGAGAAAATCATGTGGGGCCATTATTTTGCTCTAGTAGCTTCGTTTGTACTGGCTGCCTTTTTATGTAGCTTATTTTGCACTTACGTGCTTGTTGGTTGTCACATTTGTTATGATGTTACTTAAGTATATACCATTGCTTCTTTTTCCTGGCTTATTTGTTTTCAGTGTGCTTTAACACAGGACTACATTATTGTAGAAGGGGATAACTCCACTAATAAAAGAACTTGCTTACTGTAATCTGCTTTTTTTTGGTTCTTATGATAATGTCTCTTAAAGGTTTGCAATTCACTGGCTTATTCTTGacaaacaattaatttaatCAATTGAAAGTACTAATATGCAAGGCTTATGATCCGCATTAGTATCTTATGCATCATGGATGCTCTCATGTAAATGAGCTTAGATGTTTGCTTTATCTAGTTGTCGAGTAAGATTATGAGGAGTTTGGTGATGGATGAGTCTTCTTTATTTGTTTGATTAATAAGAATTAGCCTTCTGACTTTCAGATACAGAaacggagaagaaagaagaagtcGTTGAAGATGAAGATAATGGTCCACCGCTAGGATGGCAGTTGACCCCTCAACTTCCGCCACTACAAACATCTACACCACCATCAGGGACACAAGAAGCTCCTCTTGCTGGTGAGTCCTCCCTTTTAAACTCATTCGAATTGTCCATGTTTACAATTTCAATTGGTATATGCTAAAATACTCTAGTCTCAATTACTTGCCATATGTACATGCAAGCTTGTGCTTTTTCGAAGTAGTCCATAATACTAATCGGGCCTCTTTTACGTGACAGACCTTTAGAATAAGTTCATGTTTGTTTTGATCAGTATGATAAGAGAAATGGCATGCCTCATTGTCTTTGTGTTGATTGAAACTGCAGGTGGGATGTGATTGAAATAAGGTGGGCCAAACTGAGAAACTAATTACATACGAACACGTCAAAAGACAGATTTACTTGCTTATTCTTGCCAAACAATTAATTTAATCAATTGAAAGTAATTATATGCAAGGCTTGTGATAGCATTCACaattaccagtttcaaaaaaggCTTGTGATAGCATTAGTATTTTCTGCATTATGGATGCTCTCATGTGAATGTGTTTAGATGTTGGCTTCATCTAGTTGTCCAGTAAGATTTTGAGGAATTTGGGGATGgattagtcttctttatttttttggtttataaaaATTAGCCTTTTGACCTGCAGATACAGAAATGGAGAATAAAGAAGACGTCACTGAAGATGAAGATAATGGTCCACCACCAGGTTGGCAGTTGACCCCTCAACAGCCACTACAAACATCTACACCACCATCAGGGACACAACAAGCTCTTGCCGGTGAGTCCTCCCTTCTTTACGCAGGTTCAGAGTTTCCTTGTTTAGTAGATCAATTGGTATGTGCTAAAATACCTTAGTCTCAATTACTTGCCATATGTAGATGCAAGCTTGTGATTTTCTGagttagagcccgtttggattggcttatagcttaaagctgtttgcagcttataagctgaaaaaaataagttggggtagtccaacttattttttttggcttataagctgttttcagcttataagctgctttagataaactaagttaaatgggtccaattatttttttgagcttattttaagcacaaaatgactttaagctggccagccaaacactcaaaaagctgaaaacagcttataagccaacttataagccaatccaaacgggctcttagtccATAATACCACTGGGGCCTCGTTTATGTAACAAACCTTCAGTCTAAGTTCATGTTTGTTGATCAATATGGTAAGTGAGATGGCACGCCCCAGTGTCTGTGTTGATTGAAACTGCAGGTGGGATGTGATTGAAGTAAGGTGGGCCAAACTGAGAAGAAATTAATTCCATAGGAACACGTAAAAAATGATGAGTGATGAATTATATTCAagataagaaaataatcaaGAGATAATACAAAGATTATTCTTGCCAAACAACTAATTTAGTCAATTGAAAGTAATTATATGCAAGGCTTGTGATAGCATTAATATCTTCTACGTAATGGATGCTCTTATGTGAATGTGCTTAGATGTTGGCTTCATCTCGTTGTTGAGTAAGATTATGAGGAATTTTGGGATGAATGAATCTTCTTTAAGAATTAGCCTTTTGACTTTCAGATATAgaaatggagaagaaagaagaagaagttgaagatGAAGATAATGGTCCACCACCAGGATGGAATTTGATCGCTCAACCACAGCCACTACAAATATCTACACCACCATCAGGGACACAACAAGCTCTTCTTTCCGGTGAGTACTCTCTTTTTTAGTCAGATTCGAAGTGTCCATGTTTACATGGTCAATTGGTATATGCTAAAATACCCAAGTCTCAATTACTTGCCATATGTACATGCAACCTTGTATTTTTATGATTAGTTCATAATACCAATTGGGCCTTGTTTATGGAACATACCTTCAGTGTATGTTCATGTTTGTTGATCAGTATGGTAAGAGATATGGCATGCCCCAGTGCCTTTGTGATTATTGAGACCGCAGGCAGGATGTCATTCAAATAGGGTGGGCTAAACTGAGAAATTAATTCCATAGGAACACGTAAAAAGATGAATGATGAACTATATTTAAGACATGAATACAATCAAGGGATAATACAGACAACAGTATGCCTCAATCCCATAGTGGGGTCGGCTATATGAGTATGCCATATCCATTCTGCTCTGTAAGGGTCTAATTTATTCCACTACTCAATTTTTGTCTATTAAGACAACTTAGGGGTTAATATGTGGCAAAAATTCTAGCTGTTGGAGGTTTGACATTCAATGTATTTCTTGCTGTTGCCAAAATCTATAAGCATAAAACATGAGAGGTTCTCCTTAATTAAACAATTTTCTAAGATAAGTGTGTTAGGGTTCATAACTTAAAGGCTTGTGTCTCTTTCAAAGTCCAGATTAGCAGTATCAGAATTCGAGATTTGGTTCCTTGGGGAGCTAACCTTcgataaattatatttattcaATATCCATAAGTTTTATAACTAGCTAACATTAGCTTTGGTAGACGTTGAAAAGGGGAGCAAACAGGACTCTGAAGTTGAAAAAGAAGGGCATCCCCTGGGATCAGAATCCATTCCTATGTCTGGACATTCATCACCACCTACACCACCACCTCAGTCGTCATCATCAGTTGCTTCTTCTGGTAAACTCTACTGCGACGCCTTAAAGTAGCATATAAGTAGATATAATGGGTTAAGTAGAGCAGTGAACCTCTCTGTCGGAGTTGCATCCAATCTGCTTTCAGTTAATTTAACTCCTTCCACAGTTCGTGAATGTctatgtatataatttagaaATGGTTCAACGTAAGATTGACTTAGTCGTTTAAGTTTCTTGATGTACTAGTTCATGTTGTACTTTTACCTTTTCTGTGGACATTTTGGGGGGATAATGACTAAACTGTACACCAATCAGAAATGGAGACAGATAGCAAACAAGAAAGCACAAAGAATGAGGAGGTAAGGCCCCAAATTGAAAAGCAACCTATGTCGCATTTACGACAGATGAAACCTATGGTGCCTCAATCCTCATCACATGCTGCAACAGTTTCTGCAGGTCAGTCCTTTTCACAGACAGTAAAGACTTTTTGTTCATCCAATTTAGTCAGTTTATATATGAGatgttttgaacaaaatatTTGTACGTAATAAAGTTATGATGCAGAAATGGGTCAGATGGTATGTGGTAGTTGCCGACAGTTACTTTCTTATCCACAAGGGGCTAAATTGGTGAAGTGTTCATGCTGCCAGACCGTCAATCTTGTCCTTGAAGGTTCCTGCTTCCTCCTTTATACTAAAATGGATTCCTACAGCCCTTGACATTTTCTTTCTTGTCACAAAATCAGATATATTCTAGTgaggttgttgaatttatcATTGGTAGGTTGCCCCCTATATAAGTTGTATTGAATCATCATGTGCCAAAATTGttgaaaataacatataaagCAACTTCTAATTGACAATATGAGCAGTTAGCTTTCTACATGCTTATTATTCAGGAATCAGCACTTCATAAATCAGAGCCCTGCCAGTTATCACTATGTTTATATACCTTAATAACAACTGATGTAAACTAACCGTGTGCTGCACTTTCATCCGGATTTTACCTTCTGATACTGTAAGTCTTTTGTATCTACTGTGAAATGGCATAccagacctctcaaaattggATAATGGAGAAATAAGAAATACACATTTTGTTCACTTTCTTGTTCTCATGGATCTCTACAATTACCGTGAAGAATTCAACCGTTCAAATTGGAACTGTTGACTCGATACTCATGCGGTTTCTGATTGTTCTCGCTGCAGCTCATGATGTTGGACAAGTTAAGTGTGGGGGTTGCGCATTGCTACTCATGTACCCATATGGGGCGCCATCAGTTAGATGTTCCTCTTGTCGTCACATGACAAAAATTGGGGTATGGACTTCATTTCTTCAGGAATGCTTGTGCAGTCACGCCCATTATCATATGAGCATTCTTTTATGGTATCTGCTTTccctttcaaaaaattattcctGCAAGCCTGGAGCCTAGGAAATGCCAATAAAGTCCTATGTTACTTGATAGCATGCACCACATGTTTAGGTTGGATATATGTGAGATGTCCTATGAATTATAGCCCTTCAACATGTTGCATACAGCACTAACAGTATATATTGTAAGCTTTATTCAGATTCATTATGTATATTTGTCTGTGATTTTGGAAATTGAATAGTGTCCTAAACTTCCCTCCTTTTTCTCGAACTTAACTTTTGAGACCTCTATGCGTCTGAACTTTTCCCCTGCACATCCAGGCACACAACAGACGACCTCCTCTGTCAATGCAACAGCCTCGAAGAAGACATCCGTCTTACCAAGTTCATTAGCTTGCTTATCTTTATCTGGTTGTGGGAATCCACCATGTAGATTcaattgtttatatgaaacttcTGCGCTAGAGGGCTATTTAGCTGACATCAGGGTACTGCTTGCTTCAATGACTTTGGCATTTCCCTTGGCTTTGTAAAATCTGTACTGCTCGTTTTTCCATATCAGAAATCTGTATCAACCCTTTTCTATTTAAATACTCAAATTTGGAATAGAGTCAAATTTCTGAatgttggtgagactaagtttGGAAGTTTAGTTTAGCCTCATTGAGTTTCTTGTGTTACCAGATGAATTTCATGAGCATAGCAATGATATTTATTCATGAACCTAGTTAACCGGCATGCAATTTATTTTCAAGTGTTTATCTAGTCCATTAAGCTTTCACAGTCTTCGTCCACCTTTCCTTCCATATACTATTTTAGCTCCATCGACCAAGAGATACATGAGGAAAAATATGAGTGAGGACCGAGGACTTTATTGCACTCTTTAGTTTCGCATTGTTGTCTCCGTCTCTTACTTCTAATATTGCACAATgatttttcttatttgttttgaAGTTAATACTTGGTGGTTTTTATACTAGTAATATGCACTTACATGTAAGATTACTGTTTAACCGCAGAGAACCATTTTTCTTAATGGTACTAGCGGCTATGTGCAACATAGAAACATTTTGGGAAAAACGACAATCATTGCCTGTTACAAGATTCAGTGAGGAAGAACGAAAGAAAAACAGGAATTGAGCAGCAGAAGAATTAGAACATccatatcatttacatctcaATTCAGCCTTTAGAGTCAACATAAGACTATCCTACGTTTAAACAGCAATAGAATATGTagcaatcaaaaaaaaaaaaaaaaaaaaaaaaaaagaatatgtaGCAGCAATACTAAAAATGCAGCAATGATAGTTATCGAATCAAACTACTAAGAAATCTACTGATCAGTGGAACAGTTTAAATGTATAAGCTTGACATAAGAAGAGCTTTATCGTCTTTTTAACATCAACTAAAGATGTTCAAATTAATTGCAGTGGTGGTATCCACAGACCATCTGTGAGACTTTCAAACATCAGGAGGTAGAACACTGTCATTTCAGCTGCAGATACATCTATGCGGACTTTCAATCATCAGGTGGGAAGTCCTCATCTGAGGCATTATCCAGAAATGAACCTAGAGTTTTTCTCAGAAAGCTAAATGCTTTATCATCCTGTTAAACATACAAAAGGAGACATTACTAACTGTTCGATGATGCATGTGCGTGATGTGACAGGGACGTGGTGCATTGAAGAAGTTAAcctgcttctttttcttcagcGACTCCTCTAGTTCAGCAATTCGTTTCGTAGAGTTTTGTTCAAGTTCAGATATCATGCTCTTCTCTTTCTTCCCTgaattaatgtcataaaaatcTTTCATAGCCATCCTTATCATTCAATGAAAATATAATACAGATATTTCCGGTAACTCACTCAGTTGCTCATATCGCATGAAtagtctttctttttcttcctcatATTTGGATATAGCATCTGCCAAGATACCACCACGATGGTTAGCTTTAAAATGTTTCTTCAAGTAGGCTCTGTAAGAACTCTTCAACACATATCGTAAGTATAAACGCCTAAGTCTAGTTGAAATTCTGTAACAGTGTTCAGTTTAGCCCAgtaaaaaattgcaaaattttctaaaatgaTATCATGAAATGAATAAGAGGTGATTAAACTAGAaacaaaattttccaaatgttgTAAGGACTACAAACAGGTCCAATTATTATGAAAACCTCGCATTAGAAAAAAGTACCTTTGAGAGACTGCAGATGTGTAGCTTTCTCCTTGTTAAACTTCTCATAAATTGATTGAAACTTCGCAGTTTCATTCTTTAGCAAGTTCTCACACTGCATAGAAGCAAGAATATACATTGAGCAGTAGTAAGCTTCATATCAAACGTCCTATTATCAAGGCTAACTTATCTAATTGAGGCTGACCTCTTTGGAGCTCTTGGATAGTGCCTTTGCAAAACTTTGCCTAATGATCAAACATATTTAAGATCAACAAGAAGTTACCACATGCAACAAGTAAATTTACACTTTGCATCTATTGTGTAACAAATATTTCTCACCTGTCTTTCTCAAGTTTTAATTTGAGCTCATCAATCTTTGACTTGACTTCTGAAGTCACACTAACAACAGACCACAATCAGCAGTAATGTTAATAACACACTATTTATCAACTGCTGGACATTTAGTATCAATTTATGCAGGGATTGTCCCAATTAATATCTATTTTATTCAAGAACAATCTTTAAGACTCTTCTATGCATTTCTTACTCATTAAAAAATGTTACTACACAATACATCAGATTGATCAAACAGCTCCTATTTGAAAGattaaaatcatttttacaTGTTTAAGCAAACACTGAACAATTCTACAAACTTGTTAATGCACAAAATTCATCTAAACAATGTACAAATCAGacagaaaggaaaaatataaaagtatgTCTTAGTAAAAGATCTTATGGCTGGTTACAAATTCTATACCAGAGCATTTAGATCTATATGCTAGTCCAGGTTTTGCGAAATGAAGAAACTGCAAACCAGAGAATATGGAACAACGTTTGCAGAAATTAGCCAATTCCGCTCGAAGAAGTATATCTAGTACtttctctgtcccaatttatgtgatacttttcgcttttcgagagtcaattttactcaactttgaagctaaattggattagactAACTCaatatattttaagattaaaatttctatttttgaaaactacatgaaaagtactataagttacaacttttcttatatcaatttggtgaaaaattaCATCTTACAATGTTGATCAAAGTTTATGCAGTTTGAATCTGGGaaagcgaaaagtatcacataaattggtaGAGGAATTACCTCCTAGCTGacgaaattgaattaaatttgaaCAAATTAGCAATCAGCACAGGGGAATTATTCGAATAAAATACATGACATGAACACGTAAATGTAAATGGAGAAAGCAGATATCGCTAACTCAAACTACACGTACATAAATTTATACAGCTTTCACATATATAATTGATTATCAAGGAAAACAGGAATGGAGAAATGCTTCACCTAGAGattgtttcttctttcttcttaagTCCGTCCTGTTGTGCTTTCTCCCTTATCTGCTTTAAAGCCGTCATAATCCCTTTGATATCACTGTCAATTATTTCACACCGATCAATCTCATCAGCTTTCAGAAAACAAATCGAGAAAATTAACAAAACTGAAAGCGTAACGTACTCTGAGATCTCAGCATCGAATTCGTCTTCTGCAGCTGCAACTCGCCTCTTGCTCTCTGATTTCGGAATTTGCCGCTCTGAAACTCTTTTCCTTGCGCTTGATTTTGAAGCTGACATTTTCTCTAGAAAACTTCAACTGTGAGAATTGgcgtgtgtgtttgtgtgtgaggggagagagagagagagagagagcttttGGGAATTCAAAAAGTGGTTTCCAAAAGGTTATTTATATTTCTATTGGCGCGTAACTGAGTGGAGGGTTGATGAGTTGGTGTTCGAGTTTTGTAAGACTCATCGAGTTACTCTTTTTGCCAAAACAATGCCTCACGTAGCTCCCGTTTTGGCTATAgattttcaagttgaaatttaaaatttgagattttggaaacttgaaaatattttgaagatatattttcaaaatggGATTAAATTTCTTGGCCAAACAAATATTTGAagatatattttcaaaatctgatccAAAATCTATGACTAAACGCTAGCTAAGATGTGCGTATGTACAATTTGCAATTTGAGTTTCATACTTTCATTGcgcttatttttattttgtttaagaATGTTACTTTCACCGTTTCATTTGGTACGACACTTTTCAACTACAAATCAAAGTTTAAGTTGTTAATTTGAATTACGTATTTAATTAATGGTGACAGGTGATTCTAGAAGACGTGAAAGTAGCAGTTTTTTTGAGAAAcatcaaaattgaaaatttaaaacttgatGTACCTAGATGTGTTTGAATCTCAAAAGTGTCGGAACATTTTAAAATGTGTCGAACAAAAAGGATGTCATACAAATTACAACGATAAGCTATGATCGTACTATTTAATATGTACtgtaatatttatatatatccacCCTTTAAAATTGATACCGTTTATCAGAAATGTTCAATGTTTTGCTAAGAGACGCAATAGAGCTAGATGCGTTTGACTTCTCAAAGTGTCTGATCATTTTAAACGTCTCAAACCGAAGAGAATTTCATACAAATTATAACACGATAAGCTCCGTCCTACTATGTAATATGTACTGTAATATTGGTATAGATCTACCTTTTGTTAAAAGCAATTAGTACAAGGAAAACTTTGTATATACCGTTTGGAATTGAAATCGTTTATCAGAATGTTAAATGTTTTGCTAAGAGACACAATAAAGCTATTTCAAAGCAACAACTGCAGCTAGTTACTCCTGTGTTGGTAAATCAGCACACTGTATACTGGTCCTATGGTGCTACTCAATTACACATTCTAAAGTAAGGTCATAACTTCACACTCCCCCCTCACTCAAGCGTTGCCAACTTCTCTTCATCGACCTCGAAAGCCTTCCGAGCTTGTTTCAGCTCCTCATTCATGGACAACAGTTCTGAACACCGGTTAAGTTTGGGCAAGTCCTGCACGGTAGAACAGGACATCCAAAATTCAGAACCTCATAAAGCAAAATTCAGTAACATCATATCCAGCTCGTAGAGACTGTGCAAGAGTAGCAGGACTGATTTTTCATAAGTCATAACAATCATCCATATTATTTTTGTCAGCTACAGACATGTGTTCACATATATTCAAATCACAGCAAAAGAAAGCAGCCAGCAATAAAATGAGGAAAGTGGCACTAAACAAAGGATACAAGGCCAAGCCAACACCATGAACTCCCACCCCAATTCCCCCCaatcaaatttggaataatttgCTGTTTGATCAACGTAGTATGAAAGCTGGCTATTCCCAGCTTTTCTAGTTACCATGAAAGCATCAACTAGTCCAAAAGAGTTTCAGGTTAATCAGGCACACATACCTAAAGTTACCAATGGAATCTTTTCAGATTCAATTCTATCATGGTGATACATGCTAAACTATGGTCTATCATAAGGAAACCAATTAATCAGATTGAGAGCAGTAGTAACACATGAGGTAAGCCAAAATAGTACCGATAAATAACCTTAAAGTAATGGTTAAGCTTGAGATGAGCAAACTAGAAATCTCAGCTTCTGTCCAACCACACTTCGCTATCCAGACAACTTGTATATGGGTTTGTTCCACTAATTGACAGGTCCTAGTATTATCCTTCTTGTTTGGAACtgaaaataatataacaaacTCACAGGACCTCTCCTTGAGTATAAATGAGATGGGCATTTTCCTACTACATGTTCACTATAATGCTACAAATGCAGatatacatacaaatatatatatgcatgttgaaTTCATGAAAAGACCTACCTTTCTAATTAAGAACAGAAAGTCCTCCGTCAAAAGCTTCCCCCTTTTGGTTGCAATATCTTGAGCTTTGTGCACCTATGCAAGTTGAAAAGCTTTAAAGGTAGGACCAAATGCATGTTTCTTCTAAAAACAAATTATAGAACATAAGTTCTGCAAGTGCAAAGCTTTATGCAGGAAGATGTATTCTCCTAAACTTCTTCGAAAGCATAGCACTGGATAGAAGTAAGTTCAACTCACCATATCAGTGACATAATCCACCACGATGTCTTCCACAAGTGCCACAGTTTCCGGAAGTGGCTGACAGTACAAGACTAGAAGATTAGTAAAGATCAAGGGATAAAAGAATACCAGTAACTCATAAAAAATCTAAATCAGTgtaactttcatacataaaatttgataTTTATAAGGTAATCAATCATCATCCGACCCCAATTCTTTTAAAGTCCAGTATCAGTTATCTACactaaaaacaacaaaataaaaagccaCAGAAGGAAACATATGAAGAAGAAAATCTGCCGGCAAAATCATCTCTGTTTATGGTGGAGTCAATAATGCATTACGACCGTGCAGTAATCTCTTATGGAGAATTGAAAGCAAGATGTGGTAAAACAAAAAAGGATTGTACTCCAGCAGAAAAGAATATCCTTTGTGAAAGACAATTAGAACAATATGGTTATAAAACTCCAAATCCTGAATTTCCGTTCTTTCCTAAAAGGAAAATGCCCATACGCAATCTGAAACCACACAAACAGCAAATTTTCCCACTATAAATGCGTGTACAGACAAAGAACTAGGTGACAGCAGCAGACATAGTTCACTGGATTACCATAAGCAAAAGAATTAACAAGTATAAACACCATGGACATACACAGatgaaaaaaagatgaagagtgaACAGGGAGGCATCTTACATTGCTGTCATCTCCAAAACCATACATCATGTGTTGCACTGcgcaataaataaaagaaatgttAACAACTAAAACAAAGTGCAGTAATTAGTTATTCTTCATTCAAATCTATGTAAATAGTCACTTACAGTCTTTCTGAAACATGCCACGTTTCCTTTTAAGTGAACTTTCTGAAGGTTGTGATGCTCCAACTCTAGCTTTTGAGGATGGCCCTGCAGAAGAgttgttcattttttatttattctaaCGTCCACTTTTCAACCTGCAAAAGTGTCATTACCACCCTTAGCACATAGCATAAACAGATCATATTATCAGATAGATAACATCATGCAAGCACcattgaaaagaaaatataaaaccgAATGCATAAAGAGTGTCCTTCTATAGTTCTTGCAATGGTTATCACCACTTAACTGTCTACAAAATTAGCTCACTATCAATTTAGTTTTATGATTCTGTAAAAAGGGAACTCATCATATAGCTGGAACATACAGTCCTCATTGCAGCacccaaaaaagaagaaggcaaCATAAATACAACCTATATGATCCACTGGACAGAAACATGCTTCTACTGTAAATgatcataaaataaaagaatttgttaaagataaaaatatatCTACTGTGTTAGTTTAGCTTTTCTTTCTAGTATCTATATTGCGCTGAAGCCATTACTTAACCTTTGTTATCTTTTCTTCAACAAATTATTAGGAATACAAAATCCAAAATGAGGCAGTTGAGAATTTGGCTCATTGCATCAAAAAATAGACCGACTAAGCCAAAATCATCAAACCAAGACGGAAATTACATTTGGAAAGAAACACAATTTATCACTAAATAAACAACTAGCCAAAAACATTCTCCTCCTACAAATTGATCATTAAATTTGGAAAGAAACGCAATTTATCAAGCAGATGCCATAACATAGAAACCTTGTGCAATGGTGTAGATTCCACTGGAGATGACGAGAGAATATCGATTTGAAATCCCAAGAGATTAGGGTATTTATATGTGCGAaatttctttcatttatttggtCACAAATCACCAATTTCCTTTTTGTGTGTTCAAACGGGTATGGATAACTTGGGCTTAACCGACGTCAAACAAGCCCAAGATAAAACCTTTTTTTGCTAAAGGcccaaaagggggaaaaattGTTTCCTCGAGCGATGGATTATTCAGACGTGATATTTATATGGAAGAAAAATTATTCACGCTTTtcattctattttattttatagaaatctgagaaaaaaacatttgtttgcgcggattgcccttcttttggggtggtctttaaattttgcccctcatatttgtggtctttaaattttgcccccaacattgttggtctttaatttttgcccttcgtgtTAC from Lycium ferocissimum isolate CSIRO_LF1 chromosome 2, AGI_CSIRO_Lferr_CH_V1, whole genome shotgun sequence includes:
- the LOC132045282 gene encoding uncharacterized protein LOC132045282 — translated: MSASKSSARKRVSERQIPKSESKRRVAAAEDEFDAEISDDIKGIMTALKQIREKAQQDGLKKKEETISSVTSEVKSKIDELKLKLEKDRQSFAKALSKSSKECENLLKNETAKFQSIYEKFNKEKATHLQSLKDAISKYEEEKERLFMRYEQLRKKEKSMISELEQNSTKRIAELEESLKKKKQDDKAFSFLRKTLGSFLDNASDEDFPPDD
- the LOC132045249 gene encoding uncharacterized protein LOC132045249 isoform X2, with protein sequence METHQVDDEEEEDEGPPPGFDSLTVPSQHTNEAEDDEGPPPGWPSIPHQHNQQLLQTTDVEMESKEHESEDDEDGPPPGWNTIIPQKNLPSSPPATAAVTCDTETEKKEEVVEDEDNGPPLGWQLTPQLPPLQTSTPPSGTQEAPLADTEMENKEDVTEDEDNGPPPGWQLTPQQPLQTSTPPSGTQQALADIEMEKKEEEVEDEDNGPPPGWNLIAQPQPLQISTPPSGTQQALLSDVEKGSKQDSEVEKEGHPLGSESIPMSGHSSPPTPPPQSSSSVASSEMETDSKQESTKNEEVRPQIEKQPMSHLRQMKPMVPQSSSHAATVSAEMGQMVCGSCRQLLSYPQGAKLVKCSCCQTVNLVLEAHDVGQVKCGGCALLLMYPYGAPSVRCSSCRHMTKIGAHNRRPPLSMQQPRRRHPSYQVH
- the LOC132045249 gene encoding proline-rich receptor-like protein kinase PERK12 isoform X4; this encodes METHQVDDEEEEDEGPPPGFDSLTVPSQHTNEAEDDEGPPPGWPSIPHQHNQQLLQTTDVEMESKEHESEDDEDGPPPGWNTIIPQKNLPSSPPATAAVTCDTETEKKEEVVEDEDNGPPLGWQLTPQLPPLQTSTPPSGTQEAPLADTEMENKEDVTEDEDNGPPPGWQLTPQQPLQTSTPPSGTQQALADIEMEKKEEEVEDEDNGPPPGWNLIAQPQPLQISTPPSGTQQALLSDVEKGSKQDSEVEKEGHPLGSESIPMSGHSSPPTPPPQSSSSVASSEMETDSKQESTKNEEVRPQIEKQPMSHLRQMKPMVPQSSSHAATVSAVMMQKWVRWYVVVADSYFLIHKGLNW
- the LOC132045291 gene encoding transcription initiation factor TFIID subunit 13, translating into MNNSSAGPSSKARVGASQPSESSLKRKRGMFQKDLQHMMYGFGDDSNPLPETVALVEDIVVDYVTDMVHKAQDIATKRGKLLTEDFLFLIRKDLPKLNRCSELLSMNEELKQARKAFEVDEEKLATLE
- the LOC132045249 gene encoding uncharacterized protein LOC132045249 isoform X1, coding for METHQVDDEEEEDEGPPPGFDSLTVPSQHTNEAEDDEGPPPGWPSIPHQHNQQLLQTTDVEMESKEHESEDDEDGPPPGWNTIIPQKNLPSSPPATAAVTCDTETEKKEEVVEDEDNGPPLGWQLTPQLPPLQTSTPPSGTQEAPLADTEMENKEDVTEDEDNGPPPGWQLTPQQPLQTSTPPSGTQQALADIEMEKKEEEVEDEDNGPPPGWNLIAQPQPLQISTPPSGTQQALLSDVEKGSKQDSEVEKEGHPLGSESIPMSGHSSPPTPPPQSSSSVASSEMETDSKQESTKNEEVRPQIEKQPMSHLRQMKPMVPQSSSHAATVSAEMGQMVCGSCRQLLSYPQGAKLVKCSCCQTVNLVLEGTQQTTSSVNATASKKTSVLPSSLACLSLSGCGNPPCRFNCLYETSALEGYLADIRRTIFLNGTSGYVQHRNILGKTTIIACYKIQ
- the LOC132045249 gene encoding uncharacterized protein LOC132045249 isoform X3, translated to METHQVDDEEEEDEGPPPGFDSLTVPSQHTNEAEDDEGPPPGWPSIPHQHNQQLLQTTDVEMESKEHESEDDEDGPPPGWNTIIPQKNLPSSPPATAAVTCDTETEKKEEVVEDEDNGPPLGWQLTPQLPPLQTSTPPSGTQEAPLADTEMENKEDVTEDEDNGPPPGWQLTPQQPLQTSTPPSGTQQALADIEMEKKEEEVEDEDNGPPPGWNLIAQPQPLQISTPPSGTQQALLSEMETDSKQESTKNEEVRPQIEKQPMSHLRQMKPMVPQSSSHAATVSAEMGQMVCGSCRQLLSYPQGAKLVKCSCCQTVNLVLEGTQQTTSSVNATASKKTSVLPSSLACLSLSGCGNPPCRFNCLYETSALEGYLADIRRTIFLNGTSGYVQHRNILGKTTIIACYKIQ